Proteins encoded together in one Myxocyprinus asiaticus isolate MX2 ecotype Aquarium Trade chromosome 9, UBuf_Myxa_2, whole genome shotgun sequence window:
- the LOC127446287 gene encoding matrilin-4-like isoform X14, whose product MTRVLVYVGVLIVIMAATEGRPKSAEPKCKSGPVDLVFIIDSSRSVRPHEFETMRKFMIDIIHELDIGLEATRVGVVQYSSQVQNVFSLKAFSKTAQMVKAINEIIPLAQGTMTGLAIRYAMNVAFSAEEGARPNVPHVAVIVTDGRPQDRVAEVAAAARESGIEIYAIGVARADMTSLRAMASPPFEDHVFLVESFDLIHQFGLQFQDKLCGMDLCLESDHGCEHICESSPGSYQCLCLPGYRLNEDGKTCKSIDLCAEGKHDCEQVCIASPGSFTCDCKMGYTLNEDKRTCTMIDYCSFGNDSCEHDCVSVLNGFNCRCNEGYSLNDDLKTCTMIDYCSFGNDSCEHECVSVLQSFYCQCREGYTLNEDETTCTMIDYCSFGNHSCDHKCVSVLNGFFCHCNEGYTLQEDGKTCQSDNLCNTVEHGCQYQCVSTPGSYHCICPEGHLLQDDGKTCGTCRSSNIDLVLLIDGSKSVRPNNFELVKQFVNQVVDQLDVSPKGTRVGLVQYSSRVRTEFPLSMYQSKEEIKKAVMNVEYMEKGTMTGLALKHMVENSFTEANGARPAEKNIPRIGLVFTDGRSQDDITEWAKKAKEAGITMYAVGVGKAVEDELREIASEPVEKYFFYTADFTAMSQIAENLKLNVCAAESQGAVEVKDPCACESLVEFQQVTMSTLDQLNQKLSAMTKRLEVLENQLLTRK is encoded by the exons ATGACACGTGTGTTGGTGTATGTTGGCGTGCTAATAGTCATAATGGCTGCAACGGAAGGAAGGCCAAAATCAG CTGAACCAAAGTGTAAATCTGGCCCAGTCGACCTAGTCTTCATCATCGACAGCTCCCGCAGCGTTCGTCCGCATGAGTTCGAGACGATGCGCAAGTTCATGATCGACATCATCCATGAGCTGGACATTGGCCTGGAGGCTACAAGAGTTGGTGTGGTCCAATATTCCAGCCAAGTCCAGAATGTGTTCTCCCTCAAAGCCTTCAGCAAGACTGCACAGATGGTGAAAGCCATCAATGAGATCATTCCATTGGCCCAGGGCACAATGACCGGCCTCGCCATCCGTTACGCCATGAACGTAGCCTTCTCCGCCGAGGAAGGCGCTCGTCCTAATGTTCCTCATGTGGCTGTTATTGTGACCGATGGTCGCCCGCAAGACCGTGTGGCCGAAGTGGCGGCGGCTGCGAGAGAGTCTGGGATTGAGATCTACGCCATTGGTGTCGCCAGGGCCGATATGACATCACTCAGAGCAATGGCATCTCCACCGTTTGAGGATCACGTGTTCCTTGTGGAGAGCTTTGACCTTATTCATCAGTTTGGGCTTCAATTCCAAGACAAGCTTTGTG GGATGGACTTGTGTCTAGAATCAGATCATGGTTgtgagcacatctgtgagagctCGCCTGGCTCCTACCAGTGTCTGTGTCTGCCTGGATACAGACTGAATGAGGATGGCAAGACATGCAAAT CCATTGATCTATGTGCAGAAGGGAAGCATGACTGTGAGCAGGTCTGTATCGCTTCACCCGGATCCTTCACATGCGACTGTAAAATGGGATACACACTCAATGAGGACAAGAGGACCTGCACAA TGATCGACTACTGCTCATTTGGGAATGATAGCTGTGAGCACGACTGTGTGAGTGTGCTCAATGGCTTTAACTGCCGTTGTAACGAAGGATACTCACTCAATGATGACCTGAAGACTTGTACAA TGATCGACTACTGCTCATTTGGGAATGATAGCTGTGagcatgagtgtgtgagtgtgcttCAAAGCTTTTATTGCCAATGTCGTGAAGGATACACACTCAACGAGGATGAGACAACATGCACAA TGATCGACTACTGTTCGTTTGGGAATCACAGTTGTGATCATAAGTGTGTTAGTGTGCTCAATGGCTTCTTCTGTCACTGCAATGAGGGATACACTCTTCAGGAGGATGGAAAGACCTGCCAGT CGGATAACTTGTGTAACACAGTCGAACATGGTTGTCAATACCAGTGTGTGAGCACTCCAGGATCATATCACTGTATCTGTCCTGAGGGCCATCTGCTACAGGACGATGGCAAGACCTGCGGAA CCTGTCGATCTTCTAACATCGATCTGGTCCTCCTCATCGACGGTTCCAAAAGTGTTCGCCCGAACAATTTCGAGCTTGTCAAGCAGTTTGTTAACCAGGTGGTGGATCAACTCGATGTCTCCCCTAAGGGCACACGCGTGGGTCTTGTCCAGTATTCCAGCCGAGTGAGGACAGAATTCCCCCTCAGCATGTACCAGAGTAAAGAGGAGATCAAGAAGGCTGTGATGAATGTGGAATACATGGAGAAGGGAACCATGACAGGCCTGGCTCTCAAACACATGGTGGAGAACAGCTTCACTGAGGCTAATGGAGCCCGTCCTGCCGAGAAGAACATCCCACGTATTGGCCTAGTGTTTACTGATGGACGCTCACAGGATGACATCACAGAGTGGGCCAAGAAGGCCAAGGAAGCAG GTATCACCATGTATGCTGTTGGTGTGGGCAAAGCCGTGGAGGATGAACTGAGAGAAATCGCCTCTGAGCCCGTGGAAAAATACTTCTTCTACACCGCAGACTTCACAGCCATGAGCCAGATTGCAGAGAACCTCAAACTCAACGTCTGCGCAG
- the LOC127446287 gene encoding matrilin-4-like isoform X9 encodes MTRVLVYVGVLIVIMAATEGRPKSAEPKCKSGPVDLVFIIDSSRSVRPHEFETMRKFMIDIIHELDIGLEATRVGVVQYSSQVQNVFSLKAFSKTAQMVKAINEIIPLAQGTMTGLAIRYAMNVAFSAEEGARPNVPHVAVIVTDGRPQDRVAEVAAAARESGIEIYAIGVARADMTSLRAMASPPFEDHVFLVESFDLIHQFGLQFQDKLCGMDLCLESDHGCEHICESSPGSYQCLCLPGYRLNEDGKTCKSIDLCAEGKHDCEQVCIASPGSFTCDCKMGYTLNEDKRTCTMIDYCSFGNDSCEHDCVSVLNGFNCRCNEGYSLNDDLKTCTMIDYCSFGNDSCEHECVSVLQSFYCQCREGYTLNEDETTCTMIDYCSFGNDSCEHECVSVLNGFNCRCNDGYSLNDDMKTCTMIDYCSFGNDSCEHECVSVLKGVYCQCNNGYSLNDDKKTCTMIDYCSFGNHSCDHKCVSVLNGFFCHCNEGYTLQEDGKTCQSDNLCNTVEHGCQYQCVSTPGSYHCICPEGHLLQDDGKTCGTCRSSNIDLVLLIDGSKSVRPNNFELVKQFVNQVVDQLDVSPKGTRVGLVQYSSRVRTEFPLSMYQSKEEIKKAVMNVEYMEKGTMTGLALKHMVENSFTEANGARPAEKNIPRIGLVFTDGRSQDDITEWAKKAKEAGITMYAVGVGKAVEDELREIASEPVEKYFFYTADFTAMSQIAENLKLNVCAAESQGAVEVKDPCACESLVEFQQVTMSTLDQLNQKLSAMTKRLEVLENQLLTRK; translated from the exons ATGACACGTGTGTTGGTGTATGTTGGCGTGCTAATAGTCATAATGGCTGCAACGGAAGGAAGGCCAAAATCAG CTGAACCAAAGTGTAAATCTGGCCCAGTCGACCTAGTCTTCATCATCGACAGCTCCCGCAGCGTTCGTCCGCATGAGTTCGAGACGATGCGCAAGTTCATGATCGACATCATCCATGAGCTGGACATTGGCCTGGAGGCTACAAGAGTTGGTGTGGTCCAATATTCCAGCCAAGTCCAGAATGTGTTCTCCCTCAAAGCCTTCAGCAAGACTGCACAGATGGTGAAAGCCATCAATGAGATCATTCCATTGGCCCAGGGCACAATGACCGGCCTCGCCATCCGTTACGCCATGAACGTAGCCTTCTCCGCCGAGGAAGGCGCTCGTCCTAATGTTCCTCATGTGGCTGTTATTGTGACCGATGGTCGCCCGCAAGACCGTGTGGCCGAAGTGGCGGCGGCTGCGAGAGAGTCTGGGATTGAGATCTACGCCATTGGTGTCGCCAGGGCCGATATGACATCACTCAGAGCAATGGCATCTCCACCGTTTGAGGATCACGTGTTCCTTGTGGAGAGCTTTGACCTTATTCATCAGTTTGGGCTTCAATTCCAAGACAAGCTTTGTG GGATGGACTTGTGTCTAGAATCAGATCATGGTTgtgagcacatctgtgagagctCGCCTGGCTCCTACCAGTGTCTGTGTCTGCCTGGATACAGACTGAATGAGGATGGCAAGACATGCAAAT CCATTGATCTATGTGCAGAAGGGAAGCATGACTGTGAGCAGGTCTGTATCGCTTCACCCGGATCCTTCACATGCGACTGTAAAATGGGATACACACTCAATGAGGACAAGAGGACCTGCACAA TGATCGACTACTGCTCATTTGGGAATGATAGCTGTGAGCACGACTGTGTGAGTGTGCTCAATGGCTTTAACTGCCGTTGTAACGAAGGATACTCACTCAATGATGACCTGAAGACTTGTACAA TGATCGACTACTGCTCATTTGGGAATGATAGCTGTGagcatgagtgtgtgagtgtgcttCAAAGCTTTTATTGCCAATGTCGTGAAGGATACACACTCAACGAGGATGAGACAACATGCACAA TGATCGACTACTGCTCATTTGGGAATGATAGCTGTGAGCACGAGTGCGTTAGCGTGCTCAATGGCTTTAACTGCCGCTGTAACGATGGATACTCACTCAACGATGACATGAAGACCTGCACAA TGATCGACTACTGCTCATTTGGGAATGATAGCTGTGAGCACGAGTGCGTTAGTGTCCTGAAAGGCGTTTACTGCCAATGTAACAATGGATACTCACTCAACGATGACAAGAAGACCTGCACAA TGATCGACTACTGTTCGTTTGGGAATCACAGTTGTGATCATAAGTGTGTTAGTGTGCTCAATGGCTTCTTCTGTCACTGCAATGAGGGATACACTCTTCAGGAGGATGGAAAGACCTGCCAGT CGGATAACTTGTGTAACACAGTCGAACATGGTTGTCAATACCAGTGTGTGAGCACTCCAGGATCATATCACTGTATCTGTCCTGAGGGCCATCTGCTACAGGACGATGGCAAGACCTGCGGAA CCTGTCGATCTTCTAACATCGATCTGGTCCTCCTCATCGACGGTTCCAAAAGTGTTCGCCCGAACAATTTCGAGCTTGTCAAGCAGTTTGTTAACCAGGTGGTGGATCAACTCGATGTCTCCCCTAAGGGCACACGCGTGGGTCTTGTCCAGTATTCCAGCCGAGTGAGGACAGAATTCCCCCTCAGCATGTACCAGAGTAAAGAGGAGATCAAGAAGGCTGTGATGAATGTGGAATACATGGAGAAGGGAACCATGACAGGCCTGGCTCTCAAACACATGGTGGAGAACAGCTTCACTGAGGCTAATGGAGCCCGTCCTGCCGAGAAGAACATCCCACGTATTGGCCTAGTGTTTACTGATGGACGCTCACAGGATGACATCACAGAGTGGGCCAAGAAGGCCAAGGAAGCAG GTATCACCATGTATGCTGTTGGTGTGGGCAAAGCCGTGGAGGATGAACTGAGAGAAATCGCCTCTGAGCCCGTGGAAAAATACTTCTTCTACACCGCAGACTTCACAGCCATGAGCCAGATTGCAGAGAACCTCAAACTCAACGTCTGCGCAG
- the LOC127446287 gene encoding matrilin-4-like isoform X11, giving the protein MTRVLVYVGVLIVIMAATEGRPKSAEPKCKSGPVDLVFIIDSSRSVRPHEFETMRKFMIDIIHELDIGLEATRVGVVQYSSQVQNVFSLKAFSKTAQMVKAINEIIPLAQGTMTGLAIRYAMNVAFSAEEGARPNVPHVAVIVTDGRPQDRVAEVAAAARESGIEIYAIGVARADMTSLRAMASPPFEDHVFLVESFDLIHQFGLQFQDKLCGMDLCLESDHGCEHICESSPGSYQCLCLPGYRLNEDGKTCKSIDLCAEGKHDCEQVCIASPGSFTCDCKMGYTLNEDKRTCTMIDYCSFGNDSCEHDCVSVLNGFNCRCNEGYSLNDDLKTCTMIDYCSFGNDSCEHECVSVLQSFYCQCREGYTLNEDETTCTMIDYCSFGNDSCEHECVSVLKGFHCQCNDGYSLNDDKKTCTMIDYCSFGNHSCDHKCVSVLNGFFCHCNEGYTLQEDGKTCQSDNLCNTVEHGCQYQCVSTPGSYHCICPEGHLLQDDGKTCGTCRSSNIDLVLLIDGSKSVRPNNFELVKQFVNQVVDQLDVSPKGTRVGLVQYSSRVRTEFPLSMYQSKEEIKKAVMNVEYMEKGTMTGLALKHMVENSFTEANGARPAEKNIPRIGLVFTDGRSQDDITEWAKKAKEAGITMYAVGVGKAVEDELREIASEPVEKYFFYTADFTAMSQIAENLKLNVCAAESQGAVEVKDPCACESLVEFQQVTMSTLDQLNQKLSAMTKRLEVLENQLLTRK; this is encoded by the exons ATGACACGTGTGTTGGTGTATGTTGGCGTGCTAATAGTCATAATGGCTGCAACGGAAGGAAGGCCAAAATCAG CTGAACCAAAGTGTAAATCTGGCCCAGTCGACCTAGTCTTCATCATCGACAGCTCCCGCAGCGTTCGTCCGCATGAGTTCGAGACGATGCGCAAGTTCATGATCGACATCATCCATGAGCTGGACATTGGCCTGGAGGCTACAAGAGTTGGTGTGGTCCAATATTCCAGCCAAGTCCAGAATGTGTTCTCCCTCAAAGCCTTCAGCAAGACTGCACAGATGGTGAAAGCCATCAATGAGATCATTCCATTGGCCCAGGGCACAATGACCGGCCTCGCCATCCGTTACGCCATGAACGTAGCCTTCTCCGCCGAGGAAGGCGCTCGTCCTAATGTTCCTCATGTGGCTGTTATTGTGACCGATGGTCGCCCGCAAGACCGTGTGGCCGAAGTGGCGGCGGCTGCGAGAGAGTCTGGGATTGAGATCTACGCCATTGGTGTCGCCAGGGCCGATATGACATCACTCAGAGCAATGGCATCTCCACCGTTTGAGGATCACGTGTTCCTTGTGGAGAGCTTTGACCTTATTCATCAGTTTGGGCTTCAATTCCAAGACAAGCTTTGTG GGATGGACTTGTGTCTAGAATCAGATCATGGTTgtgagcacatctgtgagagctCGCCTGGCTCCTACCAGTGTCTGTGTCTGCCTGGATACAGACTGAATGAGGATGGCAAGACATGCAAAT CCATTGATCTATGTGCAGAAGGGAAGCATGACTGTGAGCAGGTCTGTATCGCTTCACCCGGATCCTTCACATGCGACTGTAAAATGGGATACACACTCAATGAGGACAAGAGGACCTGCACAA TGATCGACTACTGCTCATTTGGGAATGATAGCTGTGAGCACGACTGTGTGAGTGTGCTCAATGGCTTTAACTGCCGTTGTAACGAAGGATACTCACTCAATGATGACCTGAAGACTTGTACAA TGATCGACTACTGCTCATTTGGGAATGATAGCTGTGagcatgagtgtgtgagtgtgcttCAAAGCTTTTATTGCCAATGTCGTGAAGGATACACACTCAACGAGGATGAGACAACATGCACAA TGATCGACTACTGCTCATTTGGGAATGATAGTTGTGAGCACGAGTGTGTGAGTGTCCTCAAAGGCTTTCACTGCCAATGTAATGATGGATACTCGCTCAACGATGACAAGAAGACCTGCACAA TGATCGACTACTGTTCGTTTGGGAATCACAGTTGTGATCATAAGTGTGTTAGTGTGCTCAATGGCTTCTTCTGTCACTGCAATGAGGGATACACTCTTCAGGAGGATGGAAAGACCTGCCAGT CGGATAACTTGTGTAACACAGTCGAACATGGTTGTCAATACCAGTGTGTGAGCACTCCAGGATCATATCACTGTATCTGTCCTGAGGGCCATCTGCTACAGGACGATGGCAAGACCTGCGGAA CCTGTCGATCTTCTAACATCGATCTGGTCCTCCTCATCGACGGTTCCAAAAGTGTTCGCCCGAACAATTTCGAGCTTGTCAAGCAGTTTGTTAACCAGGTGGTGGATCAACTCGATGTCTCCCCTAAGGGCACACGCGTGGGTCTTGTCCAGTATTCCAGCCGAGTGAGGACAGAATTCCCCCTCAGCATGTACCAGAGTAAAGAGGAGATCAAGAAGGCTGTGATGAATGTGGAATACATGGAGAAGGGAACCATGACAGGCCTGGCTCTCAAACACATGGTGGAGAACAGCTTCACTGAGGCTAATGGAGCCCGTCCTGCCGAGAAGAACATCCCACGTATTGGCCTAGTGTTTACTGATGGACGCTCACAGGATGACATCACAGAGTGGGCCAAGAAGGCCAAGGAAGCAG GTATCACCATGTATGCTGTTGGTGTGGGCAAAGCCGTGGAGGATGAACTGAGAGAAATCGCCTCTGAGCCCGTGGAAAAATACTTCTTCTACACCGCAGACTTCACAGCCATGAGCCAGATTGCAGAGAACCTCAAACTCAACGTCTGCGCAG
- the LOC127446287 gene encoding matrilin-4-like isoform X16: protein MTRVLVYVGVLIVIMAATEGRPKSAEPKCKSGPVDLVFIIDSSRSVRPHEFETMRKFMIDIIHELDIGLEATRVGVVQYSSQVQNVFSLKAFSKTAQMVKAINEIIPLAQGTMTGLAIRYAMNVAFSAEEGARPNVPHVAVIVTDGRPQDRVAEVAAAARESGIEIYAIGVARADMTSLRAMASPPFEDHVFLVESFDLIHQFGLQFQDKLCGMDLCLESDHGCEHICESSPGSYQCLCLPGYRLNEDGKTCKSIDLCAEGKHDCEQVCIASPGSFTCDCKMGYTLNEDKRTCTMIDYCSFGNDSCEHECVSVLKGVYCQCNNGYSLNDDKKTCTMIDYCSFGNHSCDHKCVSVLNGFFCHCNEGYTLQEDGKTCQSDNLCNTVEHGCQYQCVSTPGSYHCICPEGHLLQDDGKTCGTCRSSNIDLVLLIDGSKSVRPNNFELVKQFVNQVVDQLDVSPKGTRVGLVQYSSRVRTEFPLSMYQSKEEIKKAVMNVEYMEKGTMTGLALKHMVENSFTEANGARPAEKNIPRIGLVFTDGRSQDDITEWAKKAKEAGITMYAVGVGKAVEDELREIASEPVEKYFFYTADFTAMSQIAENLKLNVCAAESQGAVEVKDPCACESLVEFQQVTMSTLDQLNQKLSAMTKRLEVLENQLLTRK, encoded by the exons ATGACACGTGTGTTGGTGTATGTTGGCGTGCTAATAGTCATAATGGCTGCAACGGAAGGAAGGCCAAAATCAG CTGAACCAAAGTGTAAATCTGGCCCAGTCGACCTAGTCTTCATCATCGACAGCTCCCGCAGCGTTCGTCCGCATGAGTTCGAGACGATGCGCAAGTTCATGATCGACATCATCCATGAGCTGGACATTGGCCTGGAGGCTACAAGAGTTGGTGTGGTCCAATATTCCAGCCAAGTCCAGAATGTGTTCTCCCTCAAAGCCTTCAGCAAGACTGCACAGATGGTGAAAGCCATCAATGAGATCATTCCATTGGCCCAGGGCACAATGACCGGCCTCGCCATCCGTTACGCCATGAACGTAGCCTTCTCCGCCGAGGAAGGCGCTCGTCCTAATGTTCCTCATGTGGCTGTTATTGTGACCGATGGTCGCCCGCAAGACCGTGTGGCCGAAGTGGCGGCGGCTGCGAGAGAGTCTGGGATTGAGATCTACGCCATTGGTGTCGCCAGGGCCGATATGACATCACTCAGAGCAATGGCATCTCCACCGTTTGAGGATCACGTGTTCCTTGTGGAGAGCTTTGACCTTATTCATCAGTTTGGGCTTCAATTCCAAGACAAGCTTTGTG GGATGGACTTGTGTCTAGAATCAGATCATGGTTgtgagcacatctgtgagagctCGCCTGGCTCCTACCAGTGTCTGTGTCTGCCTGGATACAGACTGAATGAGGATGGCAAGACATGCAAAT CCATTGATCTATGTGCAGAAGGGAAGCATGACTGTGAGCAGGTCTGTATCGCTTCACCCGGATCCTTCACATGCGACTGTAAAATGGGATACACACTCAATGAGGACAAGAGGACCTGCACAA TGATCGACTACTGCTCATTTGGGAATGATAGCTGTGAGCACGAGTGCGTTAGTGTCCTGAAAGGCGTTTACTGCCAATGTAACAATGGATACTCACTCAACGATGACAAGAAGACCTGCACAA TGATCGACTACTGTTCGTTTGGGAATCACAGTTGTGATCATAAGTGTGTTAGTGTGCTCAATGGCTTCTTCTGTCACTGCAATGAGGGATACACTCTTCAGGAGGATGGAAAGACCTGCCAGT CGGATAACTTGTGTAACACAGTCGAACATGGTTGTCAATACCAGTGTGTGAGCACTCCAGGATCATATCACTGTATCTGTCCTGAGGGCCATCTGCTACAGGACGATGGCAAGACCTGCGGAA CCTGTCGATCTTCTAACATCGATCTGGTCCTCCTCATCGACGGTTCCAAAAGTGTTCGCCCGAACAATTTCGAGCTTGTCAAGCAGTTTGTTAACCAGGTGGTGGATCAACTCGATGTCTCCCCTAAGGGCACACGCGTGGGTCTTGTCCAGTATTCCAGCCGAGTGAGGACAGAATTCCCCCTCAGCATGTACCAGAGTAAAGAGGAGATCAAGAAGGCTGTGATGAATGTGGAATACATGGAGAAGGGAACCATGACAGGCCTGGCTCTCAAACACATGGTGGAGAACAGCTTCACTGAGGCTAATGGAGCCCGTCCTGCCGAGAAGAACATCCCACGTATTGGCCTAGTGTTTACTGATGGACGCTCACAGGATGACATCACAGAGTGGGCCAAGAAGGCCAAGGAAGCAG GTATCACCATGTATGCTGTTGGTGTGGGCAAAGCCGTGGAGGATGAACTGAGAGAAATCGCCTCTGAGCCCGTGGAAAAATACTTCTTCTACACCGCAGACTTCACAGCCATGAGCCAGATTGCAGAGAACCTCAAACTCAACGTCTGCGCAG